In the genome of Myxococcus stipitatus, one region contains:
- a CDS encoding GumC family protein, with amino-acid sequence MDGTVFDPAGGTSGLTPAGLMLRVRALWRRKWVVLGVAAVVAVLGAVYTLRQPKVFSASTSLIIDVMAPRFLDGEVKEVMGEERGNYWFNKEYYATQSEIITSRAVAGRVVDKLGLSTDAAFLGLAGVSDEKARVQAMQGADAVGLLQSRIRVIPAKDSRVMNIAVDDVDAARAALLANEVAAAYMAENLALKLRMTEDARSWLEGRLEDLESQSKVSELAVYDFKKDADMLSTSLESRMSIVSDRINSYNLNLTEVSARIAGLQARVEAIQKLRKASPDDETWAEALPGAKDGPIQDLKKSYTEVRVACAELSERYLPEHPKLLECQGKLAVIQADFLKSLRNVVRSAETELAEAEAQRKNLVKLLDEAKAEAFLVNKKSIEYDRLKRESDNNQRLYELVLKRLKDIELSGLLRTSNVRVLDLARPVFVPVKPNVKRNLLVGLVMGLLAGVGVALLLDLLENSVATQTDIEERLGLAFLGVMPRIEGNRAPKDRDLFVHREPKSSVAECCRAIRTNLLFMSPDTPFKTLVVTSSGPQEGKSTTAISLGVAMAQSGNRVLLLDTDMRRPRLHRAFGVPNELGISSLVVGEGSLDAAVKSTEVPGLFVLPCGPLPPNPAELLHTRAFTELLKTVAGKFDRVLLDSPPLNAVADAAVLATQSDGVVLVLKAGKTNREAARRALRSLADVQARMYGAILNDVDLRAPRYGDTYLAYGQYGAEETKDRVAQS; translated from the coding sequence GTGGATGGAACCGTGTTCGACCCGGCCGGTGGCACCAGTGGCCTGACGCCCGCGGGCTTGATGCTCCGCGTGCGGGCGCTGTGGCGACGCAAGTGGGTCGTGCTCGGTGTCGCGGCGGTGGTCGCGGTGCTGGGGGCCGTCTACACGCTGCGCCAGCCCAAGGTCTTCTCCGCCAGCACCTCGCTCATCATCGACGTGATGGCGCCTCGCTTCCTGGATGGCGAGGTGAAGGAGGTCATGGGCGAGGAGCGCGGCAACTACTGGTTCAACAAGGAGTACTACGCGACCCAGAGCGAAATCATCACCTCGCGCGCGGTGGCGGGCCGGGTGGTGGACAAGCTGGGGCTGTCCACGGACGCGGCCTTCCTGGGGCTTGCCGGCGTGTCGGACGAGAAGGCGCGTGTGCAGGCGATGCAGGGCGCGGACGCGGTGGGGCTGTTGCAGAGCCGCATCCGGGTGATTCCCGCGAAGGACTCGCGGGTGATGAACATCGCGGTGGATGACGTGGACGCGGCGCGCGCGGCGCTGCTCGCCAACGAGGTGGCCGCCGCGTACATGGCGGAGAACCTGGCGCTCAAGCTGCGCATGACGGAGGACGCGCGCTCCTGGCTGGAAGGGCGGCTGGAGGACCTGGAGAGCCAGTCGAAGGTGAGCGAGCTGGCCGTCTACGACTTCAAGAAGGACGCGGACATGTTGTCCACGTCGCTCGAGTCGCGGATGAGCATCGTGAGCGACCGCATCAACAGCTACAACCTCAACCTCACCGAGGTGAGCGCGCGCATCGCCGGACTGCAGGCGCGCGTGGAGGCCATCCAGAAGCTGCGCAAGGCATCGCCCGACGACGAGACGTGGGCGGAGGCGCTGCCGGGCGCGAAGGACGGCCCCATCCAGGACCTCAAGAAGAGCTACACGGAAGTGCGCGTGGCGTGCGCGGAGCTGTCCGAGCGCTACCTGCCCGAGCACCCCAAGCTCCTAGAGTGCCAGGGAAAGCTGGCGGTGATCCAAGCCGACTTCCTCAAGAGCCTGCGCAACGTGGTGCGCTCGGCGGAGACGGAGCTGGCGGAGGCGGAGGCGCAGCGCAAGAACCTGGTGAAGCTGTTGGACGAGGCCAAGGCCGAGGCCTTCCTCGTGAACAAGAAGTCCATCGAGTACGACCGCCTCAAGCGCGAGTCGGACAACAACCAGCGGCTCTACGAGCTGGTGCTCAAGCGGCTCAAGGACATCGAGCTGTCGGGCCTGCTGCGCACCAGCAACGTGCGCGTGCTGGACCTGGCGCGGCCCGTCTTCGTGCCGGTGAAGCCCAACGTGAAGCGCAACCTGCTGGTGGGACTGGTGATGGGGCTGCTCGCGGGCGTGGGCGTGGCGCTGCTGCTGGACCTGCTGGAGAACAGCGTGGCCACGCAGACGGACATCGAGGAGCGGCTGGGGTTGGCCTTCCTCGGCGTCATGCCGCGCATCGAGGGCAACCGGGCGCCGAAGGACCGCGACCTCTTCGTCCACCGCGAGCCCAAGTCCTCCGTGGCGGAGTGCTGCCGCGCCATCCGGACGAACCTGCTGTTCATGTCGCCGGACACGCCGTTCAAGACGCTGGTGGTGACGTCCAGCGGGCCGCAGGAGGGCAAGTCCACCACGGCCATCAGCCTGGGCGTGGCCATGGCCCAGAGCGGCAACCGGGTGCTGCTGCTGGACACGGACATGCGCAGGCCGCGGCTGCACCGCGCCTTCGGCGTGCCCAACGAGCTGGGCATCTCCTCGCTGGTGGTGGGCGAGGGCTCGCTCGACGCGGCGGTGAAGAGCACCGAGGTGCCCGGCCTCTTCGTGTTGCCGTGTGGCCCGCTGCCGCCCAATCCGGCGGAGCTGCTGCACACGCGCGCCTTCACGGAGCTGCTCAAGACGGTGGCGGGGAAGTTCGACCGCGTGCTCCTGGACAGCCCGCCCCTCAACGCGGTGGCGGACGCGGCGGTGCTGGCCACGCAGAGTGACGGCGTGGTGCTGGTGCTGAAGGCGGGCAAGACGAACCGCGAGGCGGCGCGGCGCGCGCTGCGCTCGCTGGCGGATGTGCAGGCGCGCATGTACGGTGCCATCCTCAACGACGTGGACCTGCGGGCGCCGCGCTACGGGGACACGTACCTGGCCTATGGCCAGTACGGCGCCGAGGAGACGAAGGACCGGGTGGCGCAGTCGTGA
- a CDS encoding glycosyltransferase gives MVGAGLRVLHLGKFYPPASGGIESHVQTLARAQAAQGAQVEVLCANHSSDSGNTSHEFHGRSPTHESWDGLVRVVRLGRRASVARMDVLPELPGVLRRMLERGVDVVHLHTPNPTMLLALDLVPRLPTVFITHHSDIIRQKVAGALFRPLELMLYARANRILSDSEAYVHGSSLLKMFRQKVRALPLGIDLEPYLKPSAEVLREEARWREEHAGVPLWLMVGRLVYYKGLFTALEALARVPGRLVVVGVGPLEEEGRARAKALGVESRVTWAGYLPPDSLMGAFRAANALWFPSNARSEAYGLSQVEAMASGLPVLNTAIPHSGVPWVSKHEETGLTVPVGDSNALARAARRLLETPGLAEQLGHGARARAEAEFRDDVMATRCLKLYSEALGRPVPVAAEEAPPEVSEESVRGAS, from the coding sequence ATGGTGGGAGCGGGGCTCCGGGTGCTTCACCTGGGCAAGTTCTATCCGCCCGCGTCGGGTGGCATCGAGAGCCACGTCCAGACGCTGGCCCGCGCGCAGGCGGCGCAGGGCGCGCAAGTCGAGGTGCTGTGCGCCAACCACTCGTCGGACTCGGGGAACACGAGTCACGAGTTCCACGGCCGCAGTCCCACGCACGAGAGCTGGGACGGGCTGGTGCGCGTCGTGCGGCTGGGGCGTCGTGCCTCCGTGGCGCGCATGGACGTGCTGCCGGAGCTGCCCGGCGTGCTGCGGCGGATGCTGGAGCGGGGCGTGGACGTGGTGCACCTGCACACGCCGAACCCCACCATGTTGCTGGCGCTGGACCTGGTGCCTCGGCTGCCCACGGTCTTCATCACGCACCACAGCGACATCATCCGGCAGAAGGTGGCGGGCGCGCTCTTCCGCCCCCTCGAGCTGATGCTGTACGCGCGCGCGAACCGCATCCTGTCGGACAGCGAGGCGTATGTGCATGGCTCCTCGCTGCTGAAGATGTTCCGGCAGAAGGTGCGCGCGCTGCCCTTGGGCATCGACCTGGAGCCGTACCTGAAGCCCTCGGCCGAGGTGCTGCGGGAGGAGGCGCGCTGGCGCGAGGAGCACGCGGGCGTGCCGCTGTGGCTGATGGTGGGGCGGCTCGTCTACTACAAGGGCCTGTTCACCGCGCTGGAGGCGCTGGCGCGCGTGCCGGGGCGCCTGGTGGTGGTGGGCGTGGGGCCGCTGGAGGAGGAGGGCCGCGCGCGGGCGAAGGCGCTGGGCGTGGAGTCGCGGGTGACGTGGGCGGGCTATCTGCCGCCGGACTCGCTGATGGGCGCCTTCCGCGCGGCGAACGCGCTGTGGTTCCCGAGCAACGCGCGCAGCGAGGCCTATGGCCTGTCCCAGGTGGAGGCCATGGCGAGCGGGCTCCCCGTGCTGAACACGGCGATTCCGCACTCGGGCGTGCCGTGGGTGAGCAAGCACGAGGAGACGGGGCTGACGGTGCCGGTGGGGGACTCGAACGCGCTCGCGCGGGCGGCGCGGCGGCTGCTCGAGACGCCGGGGCTGGCGGAGCAACTGGGCCACGGTGCCCGGGCTCGCGCGGAGGCCGAGTTCCGGGACGACGTCATGGCCACGCGCTGCCTCAAGCTGTACTCGGAGGCACTGGGGAGGCCCGTGCCGGTGGCGGCCGAGGAGGCTCCGCCAGAGGTCTCGGAAGAGAGCGTCCGGGGCGCGTCATGA
- a CDS encoding glycosyltransferase, whose translation MMRVLHVYSGNLYGGIESFLVSLARESAQSQSDTVHEFALCFEGRLADELRAANRVVHSLGAARVGRPWTVWTARRALGALLKTGGYDAAICHAAWPQALFGPVVRSAGVPLVFFQHDALMGTHWLERWASVTSPELVLANSHYTARSLVNVYPRAPYRVRHPLAPQAARVPEASERNLLRADFGASEEDVVIIHASRMQEWKGHRLLLEALGRMREARGWRLWMVGGAQREEEVRYLDGLVAQSKALGLEGRVRFLGQRSDVPRLMRAADLHCQPNTSPEPFGLAFIEALQAGLPVVTTALGGPLEIVDATCGKLVAPDAGALSSALLRLVVDAEARRRLGAAGPARAAMLCGARAFLQGLDEDLRTVVAGAAS comes from the coding sequence ATGATGCGCGTGCTGCACGTCTACAGCGGCAACCTCTACGGCGGCATCGAGTCGTTCCTGGTCTCGCTCGCGCGCGAGTCGGCGCAATCGCAGTCGGACACGGTGCATGAGTTCGCGCTGTGCTTCGAGGGGCGGCTGGCCGATGAGCTTCGCGCGGCGAACAGGGTGGTGCACTCCCTGGGCGCCGCGAGGGTGGGGCGTCCCTGGACGGTGTGGACCGCGCGCCGGGCGCTGGGCGCCTTGTTGAAGACGGGAGGCTACGACGCGGCCATCTGTCACGCGGCGTGGCCGCAGGCCCTGTTTGGCCCCGTGGTCCGTTCGGCCGGTGTTCCGTTGGTGTTCTTCCAGCATGACGCGCTGATGGGCACGCACTGGCTGGAGCGCTGGGCGAGTGTCACCTCGCCGGAGCTGGTGCTGGCCAACAGCCACTACACCGCGCGCTCGTTGGTGAACGTCTATCCGCGGGCTCCGTACCGCGTGCGTCATCCGCTCGCGCCCCAGGCGGCGCGGGTGCCGGAGGCGTCGGAGCGGAACCTCCTGCGGGCCGACTTCGGCGCGAGCGAGGAGGACGTGGTCATCATCCACGCCAGCCGCATGCAGGAGTGGAAGGGACACCGGCTGCTGCTGGAGGCCCTGGGCCGCATGCGCGAGGCGCGAGGCTGGCGGCTGTGGATGGTGGGCGGTGCCCAGCGCGAGGAAGAGGTGCGGTATCTCGACGGGCTGGTGGCCCAGTCCAAGGCCCTGGGGTTGGAGGGCCGGGTGCGGTTCCTGGGGCAGCGCTCGGATGTGCCTCGACTGATGCGCGCGGCGGACCTGCACTGTCAGCCCAACACGTCACCGGAGCCCTTTGGCCTCGCGTTCATCGAGGCGCTCCAGGCGGGCCTCCCCGTGGTGACGACCGCGCTGGGGGGGCCCTTGGAAATCGTGGACGCGACGTGCGGGAAGCTCGTCGCGCCCGATGCGGGGGCGCTGTCGTCCGCGCTCCTGCGGCTGGTGGTGGATGCGGAGGCCCGGCGCAGGCTGGGCGCGGCGGGGCCGGCTCGCGCGGCGATGCTCTGTGGCGCGCGGGCCTTCCTGCAGGGCCTGGACGAGGACCTTCGCACCGTCGTCGCCGGAGCGGCTTCGTGA